A single window of Streptomyces xanthii DNA harbors:
- a CDS encoding futalosine hydrolase, with protein sequence MVVQVREGLLTDTARVLVATAVPAERDAVARGLQGHPAIDVVAVGVGPAAAAAGTATALTTAALTGRPYTLAVSAGIGGGFTAPPGALLVADAITVADLGAETPEGFLPVTELGFGTVTHRPPDSLVRDLAAAVHATVGTVLTVSTVTGTADRAALLAQCHPGAVAEAMEGFGVAEAAAAHGVPVAELRAVSNAVGPRDRAAWRIGDALAALTEAFGKAATVLTSWKTT encoded by the coding sequence CTGGTCGTTCAAGTTCGAGAAGGACTCCTGACGGACACCGCGCGCGTCCTCGTCGCCACCGCCGTCCCGGCCGAACGGGACGCGGTGGCGCGCGGACTCCAGGGGCACCCGGCCATCGACGTCGTCGCGGTCGGGGTCGGTCCCGCCGCGGCCGCCGCCGGCACCGCCACCGCGCTCACCACCGCGGCTCTCACGGGCCGCCCGTACACGCTCGCCGTCTCGGCGGGCATCGGCGGCGGCTTCACCGCCCCGCCCGGCGCGCTCCTGGTCGCCGACGCGATCACCGTCGCGGACCTGGGCGCCGAGACCCCCGAGGGCTTCCTGCCGGTCACCGAGCTGGGCTTCGGCACCGTCACCCACCGTCCGCCGGATTCCCTCGTACGAGACCTCGCGGCCGCCGTCCACGCCACCGTCGGCACCGTGCTCACCGTCTCCACGGTGACCGGCACCGCCGACCGCGCCGCACTCCTCGCCCAGTGCCACCCCGGCGCCGTCGCCGAGGCCATGGAGGGCTTCGGGGTCGCCGAGGCCGCCGCCGCGCACGGCGTGCCGGTGGCCGAGCTGCGCGCCGTCTCCAACGCCGTCGGGCCCCGGGACCGCGCCGCCTGGCGCATCGGCGACGCGCTCGCCGCGCTCACGGAGGCGTTCGGGAAGGCGGCGACCGTCCTCACGAGTTGGAAGACGACATGA
- a CDS encoding cold-shock protein encodes MPTGKVKWFNSEKGFGFLSRDDGGDVFVHSSVLPAGVDSLKPGQRVEFGVVAGQRGDQALSVTILDPTPSVAAAQRRKPDELASIVQDLTTVLENITPALERGRYPDKAAGKKIAGLLRAVADQLDV; translated from the coding sequence GTGCCTACCGGCAAAGTCAAGTGGTTCAACAGCGAGAAGGGCTTCGGCTTTCTCTCCCGCGACGACGGCGGCGACGTCTTCGTGCACTCCTCGGTCCTGCCCGCCGGCGTCGACAGCCTCAAGCCCGGCCAGCGGGTCGAGTTCGGGGTGGTCGCGGGCCAGCGCGGTGATCAGGCGCTCTCGGTGACGATCCTCGACCCGACGCCGTCAGTCGCCGCGGCGCAGCGCCGCAAGCCGGACGAACTGGCGTCCATCGTCCAGGACCTGACGACCGTCCTCGAGAACATCACGCCCGCGCTCGAGCGGGGCCGTTACCCCGACAAGGCGGCCGGCAAGAAGATCGCGGGTCTGCTCCGCGCGGTGGCCGACCAACTGGACGTCTAG
- a CDS encoding MFS transporter gives MSGIARRIGRALRFPFTGTARGIRKATHAHGAGESGLGKLIELHAVNGAGDVMITVALASTVFFSVPTDEARGRVALYLAITMAPFALLAPVIGPLLDHLPHGRRAAMAGAMLARALLALVLSGAVVSGGIELYPAALGVLVSSKAYGVVRSAVVPRLLPPGFSLVKANSRVTLGGLLATGIAAPIGAGLQALGPRWPLYGAFVLFIAGMFLSLSLPHKVDSAKGEAKALLAADEAHVHGPARKRRKPGLRTVGPAVTHALLANATLRWLSGFLIFFLAFLLREHPLTGESAAVSLGLVAVSAGVGNALGTAVGAALKARAPELIIVSAVAVVAGVAVVSALFFGAFMTACLAAVAGFAQALSKLSLDATIQRDVPEGVRTSAFARSETLLQMAWVVGGAIGIVLPLNGTVGLSVAAAVVATGWLSTVRGLLSSAHRGSGRRTRVA, from the coding sequence GTGAGCGGGATCGCCCGCCGCATCGGGCGCGCCTTGCGATTTCCGTTCACGGGCACGGCCCGCGGCATCCGGAAGGCGACCCACGCGCACGGCGCCGGCGAGTCGGGCCTCGGGAAGCTCATCGAGCTGCACGCGGTGAACGGCGCGGGCGACGTCATGATCACCGTCGCGCTCGCCTCCACCGTCTTCTTCTCCGTCCCCACCGACGAGGCCCGCGGGCGCGTCGCCCTCTACCTGGCCATCACGATGGCCCCCTTCGCCCTGCTGGCCCCCGTCATCGGCCCGCTGCTCGACCACCTCCCGCACGGCCGCCGCGCCGCGATGGCCGGCGCCATGCTGGCCCGCGCCCTGCTCGCGCTCGTCCTGTCCGGCGCCGTGGTCAGCGGCGGCATCGAGCTGTACCCGGCGGCCCTCGGCGTCCTCGTCTCCTCGAAGGCGTACGGCGTGGTGCGCTCGGCGGTCGTGCCGCGCCTGCTGCCACCCGGCTTCTCCCTCGTGAAGGCCAATTCCCGGGTCACGCTCGGCGGGCTGCTCGCCACCGGCATCGCCGCGCCGATCGGCGCGGGCCTCCAGGCGCTCGGCCCGCGCTGGCCGCTCTACGGCGCCTTCGTCCTCTTCATCGCCGGGATGTTCCTGTCGCTGTCCCTGCCGCACAAGGTGGACTCGGCGAAGGGCGAGGCCAAGGCGCTGCTCGCGGCGGACGAGGCGCACGTGCACGGGCCCGCGCGCAAACGGCGCAAGCCCGGGCTGCGCACGGTCGGGCCCGCCGTCACCCATGCCCTGCTGGCCAACGCGACGCTGCGCTGGCTGTCCGGGTTCCTGATCTTCTTCCTGGCGTTCCTGCTGCGCGAGCATCCGCTGACCGGGGAGAGCGCGGCGGTCTCGCTGGGGCTCGTCGCGGTCTCGGCGGGGGTGGGGAACGCGCTGGGGACGGCCGTCGGGGCCGCGCTGAAGGCCCGGGCGCCGGAACTGATCATCGTCAGCGCGGTCGCCGTGGTGGCCGGGGTCGCGGTCGTCTCGGCGCTCTTCTTCGGGGCGTTCATGACGGCGTGCCTCGCGGCGGTCGCCGGGTTCGCGCAGGCCCTGTCGAAGCTGTCGCTGGACGCGACGATCCAGCGGGACGTCCCGGAAGGGGTGCGGACCTCCGCGTTCGCCCGCTCGGAGACCCTGCTGCAGATGGCCTGGGTCGTGGGCGGCGCGATCGGCATCGTGCTGCCCCTGAACGGGACGGTCGGACTGTCCGTGGCGGCGGCGGTCGTCGCGACGGGCTGGCTGTCCACGGTGCGCGGCCTTCTCTCCTCGGCCCACCGCGGCTCGGGCCGCCGCACCCGGGTGGCCTAA
- a CDS encoding DUF3027 domain-containing protein, which produces MSAATTRSRTPDRLCAEAVGLARAAAEEAAAPGVVGEHVEMVVEGDRVVTHLFECKEFGYRGWRWAVTVARASRAKHVTLDETVLLPGPDALLAPEWVPWSERLRPGDMGPGDLLPTEADDLRLEPGFTGEDAPPPNSAVSDEMAELVEAEDVEVTEGPVADLPVAPSRGSISAVAEELGLRRARVLSRYGLHVAADRWEESFGAKTPMAQAAPATCVSCGFLTPIGGSLGQAFGVCANEFAPADGRVVSLSYGCGGHSEAAVMPKTPRPAPPVIDETIVEPMPLHPAPDAGSVGAVADTDADDLGHS; this is translated from the coding sequence GTGAGCGCAGCGACAACGCGAAGCCGCACCCCCGACCGTCTGTGCGCCGAGGCGGTCGGCCTCGCGCGGGCGGCTGCCGAGGAGGCGGCCGCGCCCGGGGTGGTGGGCGAGCACGTCGAGATGGTCGTCGAGGGCGACCGCGTCGTCACGCATCTCTTCGAGTGCAAGGAGTTCGGCTACCGGGGCTGGCGCTGGGCCGTCACCGTGGCCCGTGCCTCCCGCGCCAAGCACGTCACGCTCGACGAGACGGTGCTGCTGCCCGGCCCGGACGCCCTGCTCGCCCCCGAGTGGGTGCCGTGGAGCGAGCGGCTGCGCCCCGGGGACATGGGGCCGGGCGATCTGCTGCCCACGGAGGCGGACGATCTGCGCCTGGAGCCCGGTTTCACCGGCGAGGACGCGCCGCCGCCGAACTCGGCGGTGTCCGACGAGATGGCCGAGCTGGTCGAGGCCGAGGACGTCGAGGTGACCGAGGGGCCCGTCGCGGACCTGCCGGTCGCGCCGTCCCGCGGCTCCATCAGCGCGGTCGCCGAGGAGCTCGGCCTGCGCCGGGCCCGGGTCCTGTCCCGCTACGGCCTGCACGTCGCGGCCGACCGCTGGGAGGAGTCCTTCGGCGCGAAGACGCCCATGGCGCAGGCGGCCCCCGCCACGTGCGTCTCCTGCGGCTTCCTCACCCCGATCGGCGGCTCCCTCGGCCAGGCCTTCGGCGTCTGCGCCAACGAGTTCGCCCCGGCCGACGGCCGCGTCGTCTCCCTCTCCTACGGCTGCGGAGGCCACTCCGAGGCCGCGGTCATGCCGAAGACCCCGCGGCCCGCGCCGCCGGTGATCGACGAGACGATCGTGGAGCCGATGCCGCTGCACCCGGCGCCGGACGCGGGTTCTGTGGGCGCGGTCGCCGACACGGACGCGGACGATCTCGGGCACTCTTAG
- a CDS encoding FecCD family ABC transporter permease → MSAIAGVRPAGYTVVRAGRARFLLHRRAAVVAVVLALLLAAGALAYLCVGETFTSPVEVLKVLTGQPSPDELVVGTLREPRMVVGLLVGVAFGVAGALIQTVARNPLASPDIIGISQGASAVTVAAMTFGLTSYTVLPYVSVAGGLLAAALVYVFAWRGGLHATRFVLIGIGFAIALRSVTTLFMTKGDYLVAQQAQIWMTGSLNGRGWAEAAPLAWTLLILAPAVAWAARAQRTVSMDDDTATALGVRLGRVRLGLVALGVVLASVATGAAGPVDFVALLAPQIARRLTRTAQIPLLCSGLLGALIVVVGDLLARRLFSPTELPVGVLTAAVGAPYLIWLIIRSRRPGGTS, encoded by the coding sequence GTGAGCGCGATCGCCGGGGTCCGCCCGGCCGGATACACGGTCGTCCGCGCGGGCCGGGCCCGTTTCCTGCTGCACCGCAGGGCGGCGGTCGTGGCCGTCGTCCTCGCGCTGCTGCTCGCCGCGGGCGCTCTCGCGTACCTGTGCGTGGGCGAGACGTTCACCAGCCCCGTCGAGGTGCTCAAGGTCCTCACCGGGCAGCCGTCGCCGGACGAGCTGGTCGTGGGCACGCTGCGCGAGCCGCGGATGGTCGTCGGCCTGCTCGTCGGGGTCGCGTTCGGCGTCGCGGGCGCGCTGATCCAGACCGTCGCCCGCAACCCGCTCGCCAGCCCCGACATCATCGGCATCAGCCAGGGCGCGAGCGCCGTCACCGTCGCCGCGATGACCTTCGGCCTCACCTCGTACACCGTGCTGCCGTACGTGTCCGTGGCCGGTGGGCTGCTCGCCGCCGCGCTCGTCTACGTGTTCGCGTGGCGCGGCGGACTGCACGCGACGCGCTTCGTGCTCATCGGCATCGGCTTCGCGATCGCCCTGCGCTCGGTCACGACGCTGTTCATGACCAAGGGCGACTACCTCGTCGCCCAGCAGGCGCAGATCTGGATGACCGGCTCGCTCAACGGGCGCGGCTGGGCGGAGGCCGCCCCGCTCGCCTGGACCCTGCTGATCCTCGCCCCCGCCGTGGCATGGGCGGCGCGCGCCCAGCGGACCGTCTCCATGGACGACGACACCGCGACCGCGCTCGGCGTACGGCTCGGCCGGGTGCGCCTCGGGCTCGTCGCGCTCGGCGTCGTCCTCGCGTCCGTCGCGACCGGCGCCGCCGGGCCCGTCGACTTCGTCGCGCTGCTCGCCCCGCAGATCGCCCGGCGCCTCACCCGCACCGCGCAGATCCCGCTGCTCTGCTCCGGACTGCTCGGCGCGCTGATCGTCGTCGTCGGCGACCTGCTGGCCCGGCGCCTGTTCTCACCGACCGAACTGCCCGTGGGCGTGCTCACGGCCGCGGTCGGCGCCCCGTACCTGATCTGGCTGATCATCCGCTCCCGTCGTCCCGGAGGCACTTCATGA
- a CDS encoding 1,4-dihydroxy-6-naphthoate synthase: MTAEATGPVRIAYSPCPNDTFVFDAWAHGRVPGAPALDVTFADIDITNGVAERHDPAYDVLKVSYAVLPYVLEDYALLPCGGALGRGCGPLVLTREPGVDLSRRTVAVPSETSTAYLLFRLWAADTVPGGRVGEIVVMPFHEIMPAVRDGKVDAGLVIHEARFTYQDYGLHKLADMGEHWEATTGLPIPLGAIIARRSLGAETLRGYADTIRRSVRMAWDDPEASRPYVMEHAQEMDPAVADQHIGLYVNEFTADLGEDGYAAVRGLLTRAAAEGLVPALAPDALAFP, from the coding sequence ATGACTGCTGAAGCCACCGGCCCCGTCCGCATCGCGTACTCGCCCTGCCCGAACGACACCTTCGTCTTCGACGCCTGGGCCCACGGCCGCGTCCCGGGCGCCCCCGCGCTCGACGTGACCTTCGCCGACATCGACATCACCAACGGCGTCGCCGAGCGCCACGACCCCGCGTACGACGTCCTGAAGGTGTCGTACGCGGTCCTGCCGTACGTCCTGGAGGACTACGCCCTGCTGCCGTGCGGCGGCGCGCTGGGGCGCGGTTGCGGGCCGCTCGTGCTGACCCGGGAGCCGGGGGTGGACCTGTCCCGCCGGACGGTCGCCGTGCCGAGCGAGACCTCCACCGCGTACCTGCTGTTCCGGCTGTGGGCCGCGGACACCGTGCCGGGCGGGCGGGTCGGCGAGATCGTCGTCATGCCGTTCCACGAGATCATGCCCGCCGTGCGCGACGGGAAGGTCGACGCCGGGCTCGTCATCCACGAGGCCCGCTTCACGTACCAGGACTACGGCCTGCACAAGCTCGCCGACATGGGTGAGCACTGGGAGGCCACCACCGGCCTGCCGATCCCGCTCGGCGCGATCATCGCGCGGCGCTCGCTGGGCGCCGAGACGCTGCGCGGGTACGCGGACACGATCCGCCGCTCGGTCCGCATGGCCTGGGACGACCCCGAGGCGTCGCGCCCCTACGTGATGGAGCACGCCCAGGAGATGGACCCGGCGGTCGCCGACCAGCACATCGGGCTCTACGTCAACGAGTTCACGGCGGACCTCGGCGAGGACGGCTACGCGGCCGTGCGCGGGCTGCTGACCCGGGCCGCGGCGGAGGGCCTCGTCCCGGCGCTGGCCCCGGACGCGCTGGCCTTCCCCTGA
- a CDS encoding SDR family oxidoreductase, which produces MSRIAVAGATGTVGSLITGRLTAAGHTVVPVSRSAGVDLHTGAGLAEALAGADVVVDASNAAPADPEADVVAAIAAATRRLLDTAREQGVGRFVAVSITNIENPVFDRHGYYLAKRAQERVIAESGFEATVVKTTQWHEFAENPAAVWFAEDSVTVADWLVQPVAADAVAEVVVDACVGEFAGARIELGGPETVRLPELTARLLAARGDGRPVKTVPPVLPALGEGVLLAPASARLVGPTVAEWLDRV; this is translated from the coding sequence ATGAGCAGGATCGCTGTCGCGGGCGCCACCGGCACGGTCGGTTCCCTGATCACCGGGCGGCTCACGGCGGCCGGCCACACCGTGGTGCCGGTCTCCCGGTCCGCCGGGGTCGACCTGCACACCGGGGCGGGGCTCGCGGAGGCGCTCGCCGGGGCGGACGTGGTCGTCGACGCGTCCAACGCGGCTCCGGCGGACCCGGAGGCCGATGTCGTCGCCGCGATCGCCGCGGCGACGCGTCGGCTGCTCGACACGGCGCGGGAGCAGGGTGTCGGCCGGTTCGTCGCCGTCTCCATCACCAACATCGAGAACCCGGTCTTCGACCGGCACGGGTACTACCTCGCCAAGCGGGCGCAGGAGCGGGTCATCGCGGAGAGCGGGTTCGAGGCGACGGTCGTGAAGACGACGCAGTGGCACGAGTTCGCGGAGAATCCGGCGGCCGTGTGGTTCGCGGAGGACTCCGTCACGGTGGCGGACTGGCTGGTGCAGCCCGTTGCGGCGGACGCGGTGGCGGAGGTCGTCGTGGACGCGTGCGTCGGGGAGTTCGCGGGGGCGCGGATCGAATTGGGCGGGCCCGAGACCGTCCGCCTCCCCGAGCTGACGGCCCGGCTCCTCGCCGCCCGCGGGGACGGTCGCCCCGTGAAGACGGTGCCGCCGGTGCTGCCCGCGCTGGGCGAGGGAGTCCTGCTGGCCCCGGCCTCGGCGCGCCTGGTCGGCCCGACCGTCGCGGAATGGCTCGATCGCGTCTGA
- a CDS encoding ABC transporter ATP-binding protein — protein MSRLSARDLTLAYEDRTVVHDLDLAVPDGQVTVIVGPNACGKSTTLRALGRLLKPAGGSVLLDGKALAELPTKKIAQRIGLLPQSPVAPEAITVGDLVSRGRQPHQSWWQQWSEADEKAVTEAMERTDVAALADRNVDELSGGQRQRVWIAMALAQETDILLLDEPTTFLDIAHQVEVLDLVRQLNHDRGRTIAVVLHDLNQAARYADHLVAMKSGRIVAEGPPAEIVTESLVKEVFGLTCVVVPDPVTGSPLVVPGTPWSAALPLRPAPTKAVPGNN, from the coding sequence ATGAGCCGGCTCTCGGCCCGCGACCTGACCCTCGCCTACGAGGACCGCACCGTCGTGCACGACCTCGACCTGGCGGTGCCCGACGGGCAGGTCACGGTGATCGTCGGCCCGAACGCGTGCGGCAAGTCGACCACGCTGCGGGCGCTCGGCCGGCTCCTCAAGCCGGCCGGCGGCTCCGTCCTCCTCGACGGCAAGGCCCTCGCCGAACTCCCCACCAAGAAGATCGCCCAGCGGATCGGGCTGCTCCCGCAGAGCCCCGTCGCGCCCGAGGCGATCACCGTCGGGGACCTCGTCTCGCGCGGGCGCCAGCCGCACCAGAGCTGGTGGCAGCAGTGGTCCGAGGCGGACGAGAAGGCCGTCACGGAGGCCATGGAGCGCACGGACGTCGCCGCGCTCGCCGACCGGAACGTCGACGAGCTGTCCGGCGGGCAGCGCCAGCGGGTCTGGATCGCGATGGCGCTGGCCCAGGAGACGGACATCCTGCTCCTGGACGAGCCCACGACGTTCCTGGACATCGCCCACCAGGTGGAGGTCCTGGACCTGGTCCGCCAGCTCAACCACGACCGCGGCCGCACGATCGCCGTCGTCCTGCACGACCTGAACCAGGCGGCCCGCTACGCCGACCACCTCGTCGCCATGAAGTCCGGCCGCATCGTCGCCGAGGGTCCCCCGGCGGAGATCGTCACGGAGTCCCTGGTGAAGGAGGTCTTCGGCCTCACGTGTGTCGTCGTCCCCGACCCGGTCACCGGCTCCCCGCTGGTGGTGCCCGGGACGCCGTGGAGCGCGGCCCTCCCTCTGCGACCCGCCCCGACGAAAGCGGTACCCGGCAACAATTGA
- a CDS encoding DUF2771 domain-containing protein: MTSQRFVVRHRRTVAAVGAVGAGLLVLSACDKPTPLATVTVGTSTVNTEASCYDDGKSIPLSKLQGCLKKTEDAQKIKADPDGTVRFGVEPEMADKGWTILMNGRPLTDASKKTYLEVPASVFFNQQYGATGSSTTVTIVEGSDAKAYGTWSFKFEKDS; encoded by the coding sequence ATGACCTCCCAGCGTTTCGTAGTGCGCCACAGGCGCACCGTGGCCGCCGTCGGTGCCGTCGGCGCCGGACTGCTCGTCCTCTCCGCCTGCGACAAGCCGACCCCGCTGGCCACCGTCACGGTGGGTACCAGCACGGTGAACACCGAGGCTTCCTGCTACGACGACGGCAAGTCCATCCCGCTGTCCAAGCTCCAGGGCTGCCTCAAGAAGACCGAGGACGCCCAGAAGATCAAGGCGGACCCGGACGGGACCGTCCGCTTCGGTGTCGAGCCGGAGATGGCCGACAAGGGCTGGACGATCCTGATGAACGGCCGGCCGCTCACGGACGCCAGCAAGAAGACCTACCTCGAGGTCCCCGCCAGCGTCTTCTTCAACCAGCAGTACGGCGCCACCGGCTCCTCCACCACGGTCACGATCGTGGAGGGCAGCGACGCCAAGGCGTACGGCACCTGGTCGTTCAAGTTCGAGAAGGACTCCTGA
- a CDS encoding HAD family hydrolase, which produces MAPMAALENPAHTGPVVGFDLDMTLIDSRPGIHATWRALTERTGTYVDADLVVSRLGPPLVDELAHWFPAEQIAEMADLYREMYPTHAIEGTLPMPGVHEAMAAVHAAGGRAIVVTAKYEPNAKLHLAHLGIDADAVIGDLWAEGKGEALREHGASVYVGDHTGDVRGARTAGALSVAVTTGPCSAEELRAAGADVVLADLTAFPAWLESYTERAARR; this is translated from the coding sequence ATGGCCCCCATGGCTGCCCTTGAGAACCCCGCGCACACCGGCCCCGTCGTCGGCTTCGACCTCGACATGACCCTGATCGACTCGCGGCCCGGCATCCACGCCACCTGGCGCGCCCTGACGGAGCGGACCGGCACGTACGTGGACGCGGACCTCGTCGTCAGCCGGCTCGGCCCGCCGCTGGTCGACGAGCTCGCCCACTGGTTCCCGGCCGAGCAGATCGCGGAGATGGCCGACCTCTACCGTGAGATGTATCCCACACACGCCATCGAGGGGACGCTGCCGATGCCCGGCGTGCACGAGGCGATGGCCGCGGTGCACGCGGCGGGCGGCCGCGCGATCGTCGTCACGGCCAAGTACGAGCCCAACGCCAAGCTGCACCTCGCGCACCTCGGCATCGACGCGGACGCCGTCATCGGCGACCTGTGGGCCGAGGGCAAGGGGGAGGCGCTGCGCGAGCACGGCGCGAGCGTCTACGTGGGCGACCACACCGGCGACGTGCGGGGCGCCCGCACGGCGGGGGCGCTGTCCGTCGCCGTGACGACGGGGCCCTGCTCGGCCGAGGAGCTGCGGGCGGCCGGCGCGGACGTCGTGCTCGCCGACCTCACCGCGTTCCCCGCGTGGCTGGAGAGCTACACGGAGCGGGCCGCGCGCCGCTGA
- a CDS encoding FecCD family ABC transporter permease: MPVRRRATRVAALVAAAAALALAVLLSLAVGARPIAPSAVFDALLHGGHSNAAEVVRGLRLPRTLVGLMVGAGLALAGTVLQGITRNPIADPGILGISQGASVGVVLAIAYLGIHTLTGYVWFAFAGAGIAAVAVYAIASSGRGGATPVKLALGGAAINALLVSVTTAILTTKASALDEFRFWQVGSLSGRDAELVGQVWPFLLVGAVLVLSVARGLDALALGEDVAKGLGQRVATVRIVGGLGATVLTGVGVAAAGPIAFIGLAVPHIARALVGSDHRWLLPMAALVGPVMLLVSDTVGRVVFPPSEVPAGVMTALIGVPFLVALVRRKAVPA, from the coding sequence ATGCCCGTCAGACGCCGCGCCACCCGGGTCGCCGCACTCGTGGCGGCCGCCGCGGCGCTGGCCCTCGCGGTGCTGCTCAGCCTCGCGGTGGGGGCCCGCCCGATCGCGCCGTCCGCCGTGTTCGACGCCCTGCTGCACGGCGGGCACAGCAACGCGGCCGAGGTGGTGCGCGGGCTGCGGCTGCCGCGCACGCTCGTCGGCCTGATGGTCGGCGCGGGCCTCGCGCTGGCCGGCACCGTCCTGCAGGGCATCACCCGCAACCCCATCGCCGACCCCGGCATCCTCGGCATCAGCCAGGGCGCCTCGGTCGGCGTCGTGCTCGCCATCGCCTACCTCGGCATCCACACGCTGACCGGATACGTGTGGTTCGCGTTCGCCGGGGCGGGCATCGCCGCCGTCGCCGTCTACGCGATCGCCTCCAGCGGGCGCGGCGGGGCGACCCCGGTGAAGCTGGCGCTCGGCGGCGCCGCGATCAACGCGCTGCTCGTCTCCGTCACCACCGCGATCCTCACCACGAAGGCCTCCGCGCTGGACGAGTTCCGGTTCTGGCAGGTCGGCTCGCTGTCCGGCCGGGACGCGGAGCTGGTCGGCCAGGTGTGGCCGTTCCTGCTCGTCGGCGCCGTCCTCGTGCTGTCCGTCGCCCGCGGGCTCGACGCGCTGGCGCTCGGCGAGGACGTCGCGAAGGGGCTCGGGCAGCGGGTGGCGACCGTACGGATCGTCGGCGGGCTCGGCGCGACCGTGCTCACCGGTGTCGGTGTGGCCGCGGCCGGGCCGATCGCGTTCATCGGGCTGGCCGTGCCGCACATCGCCCGCGCGCTCGTCGGCTCCGACCACCGCTGGCTGCTGCCCATGGCCGCGCTCGTCGGACCCGTGATGCTGCTGGTCTCCGACACGGTGGGCCGCGTGGTCTTCCCGCCGAGCGAGGTGCCGGCGGGCGTGATGACGGCGCTCATCGGGGTGCCGTTCCTCGTGGCGCTCGTGCGCCGGAAGGCGGTGCCCGCGTGA
- a CDS encoding ABC transporter substrate-binding protein — MNASLTHRGTVIGTLVLATALAVSSCTSSDPAEEKKPGADPNGTHTVKTAMGPVKVKNAPRRVVVLDTAELDSALTLGVTPVGATRAGAESTFLSYLPKARTKGITEVGEIANASLEKIAGLKPDLILSSKVRDAQRYKQLSAIAPTVLTESTGYPWKQNFLVHADALGKKPEAKAAVKKYEEHVAAVTKSLGGKAKAARTDVNVVRFVEGADIRIYGKQNYIGTILADLGLGRPAITDKAKDGFAYEVSPEQIDKADADVVFTSTYGNPGKAKVTQTTTSGLWQNLKAVKNGKVFQVDDELWIQGIGYTAANQILGELQSDLADVS; from the coding sequence ATGAACGCCTCCCTCACGCACCGCGGCACAGTCATCGGCACCCTCGTCCTCGCCACGGCTCTCGCCGTGTCCTCCTGCACGTCCTCCGACCCGGCGGAGGAGAAGAAGCCGGGCGCGGACCCGAACGGCACCCACACCGTCAAGACCGCGATGGGCCCCGTCAAGGTCAAGAACGCTCCCCGGCGCGTCGTCGTCCTGGACACCGCCGAGCTCGACTCCGCGCTCACTCTCGGCGTCACCCCCGTAGGAGCCACCCGCGCCGGCGCCGAGAGCACCTTCCTGTCGTACCTCCCGAAGGCGCGGACGAAGGGCATCACCGAGGTCGGCGAGATCGCCAACGCGAGCCTGGAGAAGATCGCGGGGCTCAAGCCCGACCTGATCCTCAGCAGCAAGGTCCGCGACGCCCAGCGCTACAAGCAGCTCAGCGCCATCGCCCCGACCGTCCTCACCGAGTCCACCGGCTACCCCTGGAAGCAGAACTTCCTGGTGCACGCGGACGCCCTCGGCAAGAAGCCCGAGGCCAAGGCCGCCGTCAAGAAGTACGAGGAGCACGTGGCCGCCGTCACGAAGTCCCTGGGCGGCAAGGCGAAGGCGGCCCGCACGGACGTGAACGTCGTCCGCTTCGTCGAGGGCGCCGACATCCGCATCTACGGCAAGCAGAACTACATCGGCACGATCCTCGCCGACCTGGGCCTGGGCCGCCCCGCGATCACCGACAAGGCGAAGGACGGGTTCGCGTACGAGGTGAGCCCCGAGCAGATCGACAAGGCGGACGCGGACGTCGTCTTCACGTCCACGTACGGCAACCCGGGCAAGGCGAAAGTCACGCAGACCACGACGAGCGGCCTGTGGCAGAACCTGAAGGCCGTCAAGAACGGCAAGGTCTTCCAGGTCGACGACGAACTGTGGATCCAGGGCATCGGCTACACCGCGGCGAACCAGATCCTCGGCGAACTCCAGTCCGACCTGGCCGACGTGTCGTAG